A single genomic interval of Alteromonas sp. BL110 harbors:
- a CDS encoding family 16 glycosylhydrolase, producing MKTLPMLCIAATITSSAGAFAADYFRDDFSWGYNTSVWQARNGANGTPFGCTFNEGAISPSSHGITLSVSDGTCSELQSSEYYSYGKLQGSLKTGNTAGTVSSLFTYTSWWDEPGRAWQEIDIEFLPSLGNVVHTNVIYQPEGGQYQSWEQDVPLGQFGLNIQNELLTIGFDWSATQIRWYVYDASDNEQTLRVVYKDNGDGYIAEDEIPAYAWPVDNTKIMINHWHGDNSAEAFYFPGQYYNQAAWAYYDFIEYIPH from the coding sequence ATGAAAACCCTTCCAATGCTGTGTATCGCGGCCACTATAACAAGTAGTGCGGGGGCATTTGCTGCTGATTATTTTAGAGATGATTTTAGCTGGGGCTACAACACTTCAGTATGGCAAGCACGAAATGGTGCTAATGGAACCCCGTTCGGTTGTACTTTCAACGAAGGCGCTATTTCACCCAGTTCCCATGGCATTACACTATCGGTTTCCGATGGGACCTGTTCCGAATTACAGTCGAGCGAGTATTACAGTTACGGTAAACTCCAAGGCTCATTAAAAACCGGCAATACCGCTGGCACCGTGTCATCGCTTTTCACTTATACTTCGTGGTGGGATGAACCCGGACGGGCATGGCAGGAAATTGATATTGAATTTCTCCCTAGCCTCGGCAATGTGGTACATACTAATGTCATTTATCAGCCCGAAGGTGGTCAGTATCAAAGCTGGGAGCAGGATGTGCCGCTAGGGCAGTTCGGGCTAAATATTCAGAATGAACTACTGACTATCGGGTTTGACTGGTCGGCTACGCAAATTCGTTGGTATGTCTATGATGCTTCAGACAATGAGCAAACTTTGCGGGTGGTGTATAAAGATAATGGTGATGGCTATATTGCCGAGGATGAAATTCCGGCTTATGCGTGGCCAGTGGATAACACCAAAATTATGATCAACCATTGGCATGGTGACAACAGCGCAGAAGCGTTTTATTTTCCAGGCCAGTATTATAACCAGGCCGCGTGGGCGTATTACGATTTTATTGAATATATTCCACATTAA
- the gcvH gene encoding glycine cleavage system protein GcvH, whose translation MSNIPTDLRYAATHEWVRPEGNGVFAVGISEHAQGLLGDMVFVELPDVGDAVSTGDDVCVAESVKAASDVYAPISGEVVEVNEDLEDSPELVNSDPYGDGWLFKIKADDAAEVEGLLDAEGYENSIDEE comes from the coding sequence ATGAGCAACATCCCAACTGATTTACGCTATGCCGCTACGCACGAGTGGGTTCGCCCTGAAGGTAACGGTGTTTTCGCTGTAGGTATTTCTGAGCACGCACAAGGCTTACTTGGCGACATGGTTTTCGTTGAATTGCCAGATGTTGGCGACGCAGTAAGCACTGGTGACGACGTATGTGTTGCTGAATCGGTAAAAGCAGCGTCTGACGTTTACGCGCCAATTTCAGGTGAGGTGGTTGAAGTAAACGAAGACCTAGAAGATTCACCAGAACTCGTTAACTCTGACCCATATGGCGACGGTTGGCTATTCAAAATTAAAGCTGACGACGCGGCTGAAGTAGAAGGTCTACTAGACGCTGAAGGCTACGAAAACAGCATAGACGAAGAGTAA
- a CDS encoding TonB-dependent receptor: MQNYNKITLAMLVGLAFSAHGQEAQTEQKEVSIQSNTQENELGLEIISVTATKRKTLLMDTPVAISALSEAQLKQNGVNNVKDIANLVPGLDISTATDQSAPVISMRGVRSTNITELGDPAVGVHLDGVYSPRMQGALALMYDVDRVEALRGPQGTLFGRNSTVGSINVISAKPSFGGTNGAVNVEAGNYQSRVLDGFLNITVSDDFAVRFAAKGLKRDSYLEGYYDPNQYDTRWLSDEVLSAPVISDDSYQGIGSTVTQRENWWIDAAGTDPEAQKVRALTPASKDNFYNNADEYSFRISTLWAPLDGDFSNHTVFQHYVNRSGGNVDLVNCDKLRGRPVEYGGDCNNLLPSDNTYQAVVNVPGELNLDITYLRNTFNYNLTDELTMVWLLGYEDMERSSRQDSEIGLDPWDGATYFLDGTGATSYSTELQLQSDEMGDFIWIVGVNYFHEKTTTLGYYDNPMDDKAFWDQPDRSTDAMAIFGQTTYNLSRDLHLTLGYRFSDETKEDVGGRTYRCSNADGCAPGWFGRTILNDLPTDYFEDPSIYSSFFANDNKGSWSHHDFRVGLDYDVSPDTMIYSYIASGFKAGGIGDVYEVVNDRTGDITRFETTFDPEEVLTWEVGAKSSLLNNSLNLQAVFFYTDYTDMQYASVGSIGNVERLSAVEDEEGSPILDDNGQPVLDFQNQPVIAYYTQNVPGSTIKGIELEFDWKPYAGGRITGYATWTDAKVTEDWITKWDYDPEYLFNISYDESIDPTNETLTTNLKGNNMAMTPKFTANVSYTHTVNLGSYGYLHGWFNVSWKDKSYSTIWNLDKHLDDMDFVVPDETTSYMNDTRDSFALLNASVKYEPLNQKWFAEVFVNNATDEVVQYWNNTSKGIGKGSFGMPRYYGVRAGISF, encoded by the coding sequence ATGCAAAATTACAATAAAATTACGTTGGCCATGTTAGTTGGCCTGGCTTTTTCTGCCCACGGGCAGGAAGCTCAAACAGAGCAAAAAGAAGTTTCCATCCAGTCAAATACCCAAGAGAATGAACTCGGTCTGGAGATTATTTCCGTCACTGCTACCAAGCGTAAAACCTTGCTTATGGATACGCCAGTGGCTATTTCGGCGTTAAGTGAGGCGCAATTAAAACAAAATGGCGTGAATAATGTTAAAGACATTGCCAATCTGGTACCGGGCCTGGATATCTCAACCGCCACCGATCAGTCTGCGCCAGTGATTTCAATGCGTGGTGTGCGTTCCACAAACATTACCGAGCTCGGTGATCCAGCGGTGGGCGTTCACCTTGATGGCGTATACTCGCCGCGCATGCAAGGCGCGCTGGCCCTGATGTATGACGTAGACCGTGTTGAAGCGTTGCGCGGCCCTCAGGGAACCTTATTCGGACGTAATTCCACGGTGGGCAGTATAAATGTGATTTCTGCCAAGCCTTCATTTGGCGGTACTAATGGTGCTGTAAATGTGGAGGCGGGTAACTATCAGAGCAGAGTATTGGACGGTTTTTTAAATATTACGGTCAGCGATGACTTTGCTGTTCGCTTTGCTGCCAAGGGATTGAAGCGGGATTCATATCTGGAAGGTTATTACGATCCTAACCAGTACGATACACGCTGGTTGAGTGATGAGGTGCTGTCGGCACCGGTAATTTCAGATGACTCTTATCAAGGTATTGGCAGTACCGTTACGCAACGGGAAAATTGGTGGATTGACGCAGCGGGAACCGATCCTGAAGCACAGAAGGTACGAGCACTAACGCCAGCAAGTAAAGATAATTTTTATAACAATGCAGATGAATATTCATTTCGTATCAGTACGCTGTGGGCACCACTTGACGGTGATTTTTCGAACCATACCGTGTTTCAACACTATGTGAATCGAAGCGGTGGTAATGTTGATTTGGTTAACTGCGATAAATTACGAGGCAGACCTGTTGAATATGGTGGTGATTGCAACAATTTACTGCCAAGTGACAATACTTATCAGGCAGTGGTGAACGTGCCTGGTGAGCTTAATCTGGATATTACCTATCTGCGCAACACCTTTAACTATAATCTTACCGATGAGTTGACGATGGTTTGGCTATTGGGCTATGAAGACATGGAGCGTTCATCCCGACAGGATTCTGAAATTGGTCTGGATCCCTGGGATGGAGCCACTTATTTTCTTGATGGCACAGGTGCTACGTCCTATTCCACTGAGTTGCAACTGCAGTCGGATGAAATGGGCGATTTTATCTGGATTGTTGGGGTGAATTATTTTCACGAAAAAACCACAACCTTAGGATATTATGATAATCCTATGGACGACAAAGCGTTTTGGGATCAACCGGATCGTTCTACCGACGCTATGGCGATCTTCGGTCAAACTACCTATAACTTGAGCCGCGATTTACATCTCACGCTGGGATATCGCTTTAGCGATGAAACTAAAGAAGACGTAGGAGGCCGCACCTATCGCTGCTCTAATGCCGATGGATGCGCTCCTGGTTGGTTTGGACGCACCATCCTAAATGATTTGCCTACTGACTACTTTGAGGACCCGTCTATCTATTCAAGCTTCTTTGCTAACGATAACAAAGGCAGCTGGAGCCACCATGATTTTCGTGTTGGGCTAGATTACGATGTTTCCCCGGACACTATGATTTACAGCTATATCGCATCGGGTTTCAAGGCTGGTGGTATTGGTGACGTATACGAAGTGGTGAACGACCGTACGGGCGACATTACGCGGTTTGAAACGACGTTTGACCCCGAGGAAGTACTGACTTGGGAAGTTGGAGCAAAGTCGAGCCTACTGAATAATTCTTTGAATTTACAAGCCGTGTTCTTTTACACCGACTACACCGATATGCAATATGCTTCTGTGGGCTCTATTGGAAATGTAGAGCGCTTATCTGCGGTAGAAGATGAAGAGGGGAGTCCCATTTTAGATGACAATGGACAACCGGTTCTTGATTTTCAAAATCAGCCAGTAATAGCGTACTACACTCAGAATGTCCCGGGTTCCACGATTAAGGGAATTGAACTTGAGTTTGACTGGAAGCCTTATGCTGGTGGACGAATTACTGGATATGCCACTTGGACAGATGCCAAGGTTACTGAGGATTGGATTACAAAATGGGACTACGATCCTGAATATTTGTTTAACATATCCTATGATGAATCCATCGATCCAACCAATGAGACGCTGACCACTAATCTGAAGGGTAACAATATGGCTATGACGCCAAAGTTTACGGCCAATGTCAGTTATACCCACACCGTAAATCTTGGGAGTTACGGGTATTTACATGGTTGGTTTAATGTGAGCTGGAAGGATAAGTCTTATTCCACAATCTGGAATTTGGACAAGCACTTGGATGACATGGACTTTGTGGTGCCAGACGAAACCACTAGCTACATGAATGACACTCGAGACAGCTTCGCTTTGTTGAATGCTTCGGTCAAATACGAACCGCTCAATCAAAAATGGTTTGCTGAAGTCTTTGTCAATAATGCTACCGATGAAGTGGTTCAGTATTGGAATAACACGAGTAAAGGTATTGGGAAGGGAAGCTTTGGAATGCCACGCTACTATGGTGTCAGAGCTGGGATTAGCTTCTAA
- a CDS encoding glycoside hydrolase family 3 protein yields the protein MNNFKTTVQRTCSLFFLLCYCHLSSAQPTGVDWSVEAKPNLDDEKVERQVEKLLSGMTLKQKVAQMIQPEIGYLTVDEMRKYGFGSYLNGGNSAPYGIKQADAQTWLKYADEMYSASVDATLDGSTIPTIWGTDAMHGHSNVFGATLFPHNIGLGAARDPDLIEKIGIATAKEVAATGIEWSFAPTVAVVRDDRWGRTYESYSEDPEIVADYADRMVMGIQGHPEEDFLKGFHRIATAKHFIGDGGTQGGIDRGDTRLDEKTLRDIHAAGYVSALQAGVQSVMASFNSWNGKRVHGDKYLLTEVLKGKMGFDGFIVSDWNAHKFVDGCDLEQCAAAINAGVDVLMVPEHYEAFFHNTVKQVQDGIIPISRIDDAVRRFLRAKIRWGVLSRGKPTQRLGAEHPQWLNATEHKTLAREAVRKSLVLLKNNGNTLPLAADSHILVAGEGADNIAMQAGGWSVSWQGTDNTNADFPNATSVYAAIKHCVESAGGTVQYSESGMFKQKPDAAVVVLGEQPYAEWFGDIKTLRFEDNNNKSLKVLEKLKSEGVPVVTVFLSGRPLWINPILNKSDAFVAAWLPGSEGQGVTDVILSKPEGGINYDFTGRLSFSWPKFDDQYLLNRNDINYDPLFPYGYGLTYQDHTQVEKVSEAVTVADEKNTQDMKPLFVRNLSDGVKWALSDSKNKIALMASSSGVSPDGSSLTMQSVNLAYQEDGRKFSWKKAALGSAILTYSEAYQAEDVFAGRYLNMKIRLDDWQSSSPITLQVQCSDSTCQNTVAIDKDESVLLAGQWVGISVAADCLDTESSDNATDSALRIIGKGELSLAVAEIALAKNPATNYRVMSCQ from the coding sequence ATGAACAACTTCAAAACAACAGTGCAGCGTACATGCTCACTGTTTTTTCTGCTTTGCTATTGCCATTTATCCTCTGCACAACCAACAGGTGTAGATTGGTCAGTCGAAGCTAAACCTAACCTCGATGATGAAAAAGTTGAACGCCAGGTAGAAAAGTTGCTATCTGGGATGACGCTGAAGCAAAAGGTCGCGCAGATGATTCAGCCAGAGATTGGCTATTTGACGGTTGACGAAATGCGTAAATATGGCTTTGGCTCTTATCTTAACGGCGGCAATTCTGCGCCATATGGGATCAAGCAAGCGGATGCGCAAACCTGGCTGAAATATGCCGATGAGATGTATTCAGCGTCAGTTGACGCGACGCTGGATGGCAGCACCATTCCAACAATCTGGGGAACCGATGCCATGCACGGCCACAGTAATGTTTTTGGTGCCACATTGTTCCCTCATAATATCGGGCTTGGCGCCGCCCGGGATCCGGATCTTATCGAAAAAATTGGCATTGCCACTGCCAAAGAAGTAGCAGCAACTGGCATTGAGTGGAGTTTTGCGCCAACAGTGGCGGTCGTCAGAGATGACCGTTGGGGACGCACCTACGAAAGTTATTCAGAAGATCCTGAAATCGTCGCTGACTACGCAGACAGAATGGTAATGGGGATTCAGGGACATCCAGAAGAGGATTTTCTCAAGGGCTTCCACCGTATCGCTACCGCCAAGCATTTTATCGGCGACGGGGGTACGCAGGGCGGCATTGACCGAGGCGATACCCGATTAGATGAGAAAACGCTAAGAGATATCCACGCCGCGGGCTATGTGTCCGCATTGCAAGCCGGAGTGCAGTCGGTTATGGCATCGTTTAACAGCTGGAATGGTAAGCGGGTGCATGGTGACAAATATCTGCTGACCGAGGTGCTTAAAGGCAAGATGGGCTTCGATGGTTTTATTGTCAGTGACTGGAATGCCCATAAGTTTGTCGATGGCTGCGATTTGGAGCAATGCGCTGCCGCCATAAACGCCGGAGTAGATGTACTGATGGTGCCAGAGCATTACGAGGCTTTCTTTCATAATACGGTGAAACAGGTTCAAGACGGTATTATTCCTATTTCCAGAATTGATGACGCAGTTAGGCGGTTTTTAAGAGCAAAAATACGCTGGGGTGTGTTGTCACGAGGCAAACCTACACAGCGACTAGGTGCAGAGCATCCACAATGGCTTAATGCGACTGAGCACAAAACCTTAGCACGGGAAGCGGTAAGAAAATCACTGGTGCTGCTCAAGAACAATGGCAATACGCTGCCGCTAGCGGCGGATAGTCATATTTTGGTGGCCGGAGAGGGCGCTGATAATATTGCTATGCAGGCCGGCGGATGGAGTGTGTCTTGGCAGGGCACAGACAATACTAACGCGGATTTTCCCAATGCAACGTCTGTTTATGCGGCCATAAAACACTGTGTTGAATCTGCAGGTGGTACGGTGCAATACAGTGAGAGCGGCATGTTCAAACAAAAACCGGATGCTGCGGTTGTTGTACTCGGCGAGCAGCCATATGCCGAATGGTTTGGCGACATAAAAACCTTAAGGTTTGAGGATAACAATAATAAAAGCCTGAAAGTACTGGAAAAGCTCAAATCGGAGGGGGTGCCGGTTGTTACTGTATTTTTAAGTGGGCGACCTCTTTGGATAAATCCAATATTGAATAAGTCTGATGCGTTTGTCGCTGCGTGGTTACCAGGTTCTGAAGGGCAGGGTGTCACGGATGTTATTTTAAGTAAACCTGAAGGCGGAATAAACTACGACTTTACCGGAAGGTTGAGCTTTTCGTGGCCAAAATTTGATGATCAATATTTACTTAATAGAAACGACATAAATTATGACCCGCTCTTCCCTTATGGTTATGGGCTCACATATCAGGACCATACACAAGTTGAGAAAGTCAGCGAAGCAGTCACAGTGGCTGACGAGAAAAACACTCAGGATATGAAGCCATTGTTTGTTCGCAATCTCAGTGATGGTGTGAAATGGGCATTATCTGATAGCAAAAATAAGATCGCGTTGATGGCATCTTCTTCTGGCGTTAGTCCTGATGGCAGCTCGCTGACTATGCAATCGGTGAACCTTGCTTATCAGGAAGATGGCCGCAAGTTTAGTTGGAAGAAAGCGGCATTAGGAAGCGCGATATTGACCTACTCTGAGGCTTATCAGGCAGAAGATGTTTTTGCAGGGCGTTACCTGAATATGAAAATTCGTCTTGATGACTGGCAGTCTTCGTCACCGATTACATTGCAGGTGCAATGTTCAGACAGCACATGTCAGAACACCGTAGCGATAGATAAAGACGAATCAGTGTTGCTAGCGGGACAATGGGTGGGGATTAGTGTTGCTGCCGACTGTCTGGATACTGAGAGCTCAGATAACGCAACGGACTCAGCGCTACGCATCATCGGTAAAGGTGAACTCAGCCTGGCTGTGGCTGAAATAGCCTTGGCGAAAAATCCGGCGACAAACTATAGGGTAATGTCTTGTCAGTAA
- the gcvP gene encoding aminomethyl-transferring glycine dehydrogenase has translation MSNTSPTLAQLEQKDTFIRRHIGPGKGEIEEMLSAIGASSLDDLIEQTVPAGIALPEPLKCGEGATEVEALSELKAVAEKNKINRSFIGMGYYDTHVPNVILRNVLENPGWYTAYTPYQPEIAQGRLEAILNFQQVTIDLTGLELASASLLDEGTAAAEAMGLAKRVSKNKKANAFFVANDVHPQTVDVVETRAEMFGFEIIKGAAEEAAEHDIFGALLQYPTSTGEVKDISDIIAAVQAKKGIVAVAADLMSLVMLKSPGELGADVALGSAQRFGVPMGYGGPHAAFFATRDSYKRSLPGRIIGVSKDSRGRPALRMALQTREQHIRREKANSNICTAQVLLANMASFYAVYHGPQGLKTIAERIHRFADILATGISQKGADKGVTLKHSTYFDTLTVMVNNKEDVLASAYAKGMNLRADLEGAVGVSLDETTTREDIVALFDVLLGEEHGLTVDGLDAEVTTQDVKSIPEGLVRTSDILTHEVFNKYHSETEMLRYIKSLENKDLALNHSMISLGSCTMKLNATAEMIPVTWAEFGQLHPFAPLDQAAGYQEMIAELAEWLINVTGYDALSMQPNSGAQGEYAGLLAIQRYHESRGEGHRNVCLIPSSAHGTNPASAQMVSLKVVVVACDANGNVDLDDLRKKAEEVGENLSCAMITYPSTHGVYEETVREICDIVHQHGGQVYMDGANMNAQVGITSPGFIGSDVSHLNLHKTFCIPHGGGGPGMGPIGVKSHLAPFLPNHTVVNVETAGKDCGAVSAAPWGSASILPISYMYIKMMGSAGLRRATEVAILNANYVAKKLEGHFPVLYKGNNDRVAHECIIDLRPLKEASGVTELDIAKRLNDYGFHAPTMSFPVAGTLMIEPTESEAKYELDRFINAMVSIRQEIAKVESGEWDATDNPLHNAPHTLADICDSDWNRSYDRMLAAYPAPEVHRNKFWPTVNRIDDVYGDRNLICSCPSIESYVEE, from the coding sequence ATGTCGAATACTTCCCCTACATTGGCTCAATTAGAGCAAAAAGATACATTTATCCGCCGTCACATTGGCCCGGGTAAAGGCGAAATTGAAGAAATGCTGTCTGCCATTGGTGCAAGCTCACTAGACGATTTAATCGAGCAAACTGTACCGGCAGGTATTGCGCTACCAGAGCCACTAAAATGTGGTGAAGGAGCGACAGAAGTTGAAGCATTAAGTGAACTTAAAGCCGTTGCAGAAAAGAACAAAATTAACCGTTCATTCATTGGTATGGGTTACTACGACACACACGTACCAAACGTTATTCTTCGCAACGTGCTAGAAAATCCAGGTTGGTACACCGCGTACACGCCTTACCAGCCAGAAATTGCCCAAGGTCGTTTGGAAGCCATTCTTAACTTCCAACAAGTGACCATTGACCTAACTGGCCTAGAGCTAGCATCGGCGTCATTACTTGACGAAGGTACAGCCGCAGCAGAAGCCATGGGCCTTGCTAAGCGCGTATCTAAAAACAAAAAAGCGAATGCGTTTTTTGTTGCAAACGACGTTCACCCGCAAACGGTTGACGTGGTAGAAACTCGCGCCGAAATGTTTGGTTTTGAAATCATCAAAGGTGCGGCAGAAGAAGCAGCAGAGCACGATATTTTTGGAGCGCTACTTCAATACCCAACTTCTACAGGCGAAGTAAAAGACATAAGCGACATCATTGCTGCGGTACAGGCGAAAAAAGGGATTGTGGCAGTAGCCGCTGACCTAATGAGCTTGGTAATGCTTAAGTCGCCAGGCGAGCTAGGTGCAGACGTTGCACTTGGTAGTGCGCAGCGCTTTGGTGTACCAATGGGCTACGGTGGCCCACACGCGGCATTCTTTGCAACACGCGACAGCTACAAGCGTTCACTGCCTGGCCGTATTATCGGTGTAAGTAAAGACAGCCGTGGTCGCCCAGCACTTCGCATGGCGCTACAAACCCGTGAACAGCACATTCGCCGCGAAAAAGCGAACTCGAACATTTGTACAGCGCAGGTACTGCTAGCCAACATGGCAAGCTTCTATGCGGTGTACCACGGCCCACAAGGCCTTAAAACTATTGCTGAACGCATTCACCGCTTCGCCGACATTCTTGCCACTGGTATTAGCCAGAAAGGTGCAGATAAAGGTGTAACCCTTAAGCACAGCACGTACTTCGACACGCTAACCGTAATGGTAAACAACAAAGAAGACGTACTAGCAAGCGCCTACGCAAAAGGCATGAACCTGCGCGCAGACCTTGAAGGTGCGGTAGGTGTGTCGCTTGACGAAACTACCACACGTGAAGACATTGTTGCGCTATTCGACGTACTGCTTGGCGAAGAGCACGGCTTAACCGTGGACGGTCTGGATGCAGAAGTAACCACGCAAGACGTAAAATCTATTCCTGAAGGTTTAGTACGTACTAGCGACATTCTTACACACGAAGTGTTTAACAAGTATCACTCTGAAACAGAGATGCTGCGTTACATCAAGAGCCTTGAAAACAAAGATTTGGCGCTTAACCACTCAATGATTTCATTGGGTTCGTGCACCATGAAGCTAAACGCAACGGCTGAAATGATCCCTGTAACATGGGCTGAATTCGGTCAGCTTCACCCGTTTGCACCACTAGACCAAGCAGCGGGCTATCAAGAAATGATTGCCGAGCTAGCTGAGTGGCTAATTAACGTAACAGGCTACGACGCGCTTTCAATGCAGCCTAACTCAGGTGCACAAGGTGAATACGCAGGTCTATTAGCTATTCAGCGCTATCATGAAAGCCGTGGCGAAGGTCACAGAAACGTGTGCCTTATTCCAAGCTCTGCTCACGGTACTAACCCAGCTTCTGCGCAAATGGTTAGCCTAAAAGTGGTAGTAGTCGCGTGTGACGCTAACGGTAACGTAGACCTTGACGACCTTCGCAAAAAAGCAGAAGAAGTGGGCGAGAACTTATCGTGCGCCATGATCACATACCCGTCTACCCACGGTGTATACGAAGAAACCGTGCGCGAGATTTGTGATATTGTTCACCAGCACGGCGGTCAGGTTTACATGGACGGCGCCAACATGAACGCGCAGGTGGGCATTACGTCACCTGGCTTTATTGGCTCAGACGTATCGCACCTTAACCTACACAAAACCTTCTGTATTCCACACGGTGGCGGTGGCCCAGGTATGGGACCAATTGGTGTTAAATCGCACCTTGCACCATTCCTACCAAACCACACGGTTGTTAACGTAGAAACCGCAGGCAAAGACTGTGGTGCGGTATCGGCAGCGCCATGGGGCAGTGCATCTATTCTGCCTATTAGCTACATGTACATCAAAATGATGGGTAGCGCTGGCCTACGCCGTGCAACCGAAGTGGCAATTCTAAATGCTAACTACGTAGCTAAGAAGCTAGAAGGGCACTTCCCAGTGCTTTACAAAGGCAACAACGACCGCGTAGCGCACGAATGTATTATTGACCTTCGCCCACTTAAAGAAGCAAGCGGTGTAACCGAGCTAGATATTGCGAAGCGCTTAAACGACTACGGTTTCCACGCGCCAACCATGAGCTTCCCAGTAGCAGGTACGCTTATGATTGAGCCAACCGAGTCGGAAGCGAAGTACGAACTAGACCGTTTCATTAATGCGATGGTGAGCATTCGCCAAGAAATTGCGAAAGTAGAAAGCGGCGAGTGGGATGCCACTGACAACCCGCTACACAACGCACCGCACACACTAGCAGACATCTGTGACAGCGACTGGAACCGCAGCTACGACCGCATGCTAGCGGCGTATCCAGCACCAGAAGTACACAGAAACAAGTTCTGGCCAACGGTTAACCGTATTGATGACGTTTACGGCGACCGTAACCTTATCTGTTCATGCCCTAGCATCGAGAGTTATGTTGAGGAGTAG
- the gcvT gene encoding glycine cleavage system aminomethyltransferase GcvT translates to MSSTTALHAKHLEAGAKMVDFFGWDMPINYGSQIEEHHAVRQDAGMFDVSHMTIVDVKGAQAKAYLQYLLANDVAKLKDKGKALYSGMLNEEGGVVDDLIVYHFDETNYRLVVNSATREKDMNWLMSKAEGFDVTITERPEFAMIAVQGPNAKEKAATLFSAAQKEAVAGMKPFFGVQAEDLFIATTGYTGEAGYEIMVPAEQAENFWQALLDAGVKPCGLGARDTLRLEAGMNLYGQDMDETVSPLAANMGWTITWEPAERDFVGRKALEAQREAGTDKLVGLVMTEKGVLRHGLKVKTESGEGVITSGTFSPTLGHSIAMARVPSDVGETVEVEMRKKWVTVKVVKPSFVRNGKSVL, encoded by the coding sequence ATGTCTAGTACCACCGCCCTACACGCAAAGCACCTAGAAGCCGGTGCGAAAATGGTCGATTTCTTCGGCTGGGATATGCCAATTAACTATGGTTCACAAATTGAAGAGCATCACGCCGTGCGTCAAGACGCCGGTATGTTTGATGTGTCTCACATGACCATTGTTGACGTAAAAGGCGCGCAAGCCAAAGCGTATCTTCAGTACCTTTTAGCCAACGACGTGGCAAAACTAAAAGACAAAGGCAAAGCCCTATACAGCGGCATGCTTAACGAAGAAGGCGGTGTTGTAGACGACCTTATCGTTTATCACTTCGACGAAACTAACTACCGTTTAGTAGTTAACTCAGCAACGCGCGAAAAAGACATGAACTGGTTAATGAGTAAAGCAGAAGGCTTTGACGTAACCATCACCGAGCGCCCTGAATTTGCCATGATTGCCGTACAAGGCCCTAACGCAAAAGAAAAAGCAGCCACTTTGTTCAGCGCAGCGCAAAAAGAAGCAGTAGCGGGCATGAAGCCATTCTTTGGTGTACAAGCAGAAGACTTGTTCATTGCTACCACAGGTTATACCGGTGAAGCAGGCTATGAAATTATGGTGCCAGCTGAGCAAGCGGAAAATTTCTGGCAAGCACTACTAGATGCGGGCGTTAAGCCGTGCGGCCTAGGTGCACGCGACACCCTTCGTTTAGAAGCGGGCATGAACCTGTACGGCCAAGATATGGACGAAACAGTATCGCCACTAGCTGCGAATATGGGCTGGACAATTACATGGGAACCGGCAGAACGTGACTTCGTAGGGCGTAAAGCATTAGAAGCGCAGCGCGAAGCGGGTACCGACAAGCTAGTAGGCTTGGTGATGACTGAAAAAGGCGTGCTGCGTCACGGTCTTAAAGTAAAAACAGAAAGCGGCGAAGGCGTTATCACTTCAGGTACGTTCTCTCCAACACTAGGTCACTCAATTGCGATGGCACGAGTACCAAGTGATGTTGGTGAAACAGTAGAAGTGGAAATGCGCAAAAAGTGGGTTACAGTAAAAGTGGTTAAGCCCTCCTTTGTTCGCAATGGAAAAAGTGTTTTATAA